ACATGAAGGGCCGCATCATCGGCCGCGAAGGGCGCAACATCAAGAGCTTCGAGTCGATGACCGGCACCACGCTGCTGATCGACGAAACGCCCAACAGCGTGCTCATCTCCAGCTTCGACCCGGTGCGCCGCGAGGTGGCCCGGCTGGCGCTGGAATCCCTCGTGCGAGACGGCCGCATCCACCCCAGCTCGATCGAAGATGCGGTGGCTGCGGCCGAGACCGAGGTGAAGCAAAGCGTGATCGAATACGGTGAAGAGGCCCTCCGCCGCCTGCGCCTGGGCCGCCTGCACCCCGAGGTGGTCACCTGCATCGGCCGCCTGCACTACCGCCTTTCCAACAACCAGAACACGCTCGATCACTCGGTGGAGGTGGCCAACCTTTGCGCCCTGATGGCAGCCGAGCTAGGCCTGGATATCGACCTCGCCAAACGCGCCGGCCTGCTGCACGACATCGGCAAGGTGCTCGACGAGCAATACGAAGGCAGCCACGCCGTCGCCGGTGCCAACTTCCTCAAACGCTACGGCGAGGAAGACGACCGCGTGATCAACGCCGTGGCCGCGCACCACCACGAAATTGCTGCCACCAGCGCCTACTCACCCCTCGTGGTGGTGGCCGACAGCCTCTCGGCCATGCGCCCGGGTGCCCGTGCGGACAGCTTCGACGGCTACATCCAGCGCGTGCGCAACCTCGAGAAGATCGCCCGCAGCTTCGAAGGCGTCACCGACGCCTACGCAATCCAGGCGGGCCGCGAAATCCGCGTTATCGTCTCCCCGGAGAAGATCGACGACAGCAGCGCGCGCCGCATCGCCCGCGAAGTGCGCCGCCGCATCGAAGACGAGCTGCAGTACCCCGGTACGATCAAAGTCACCGTCATCCGCGAAAGCCGCATCACCGAGACGGCCAAGTAGGCTGCAGGGCGGAGGTTCTTTAGCCGCAGGTGGACGCAAATTTTCGCGGATAAAATTAGCCTTTAGAGCGATTGGGGCAGGTGTTCATGTCTCACGCCAAGGCGCGGAGCCGTCAAGAAGAGAAGGAGTCGACTATTCCCACCTTCGAGACTCTTCTAACCTTTAAGAACCTATAGTCTTAAAAAACACCTTCGCGGCTTGGCGCCTTTGCGTGAGGCCCCTTTCTTTCTGTTTTTATCCGCGAAAACCTGCGGCTGGAAACCGGTCTAATCTCTCCGGTACTTGCCCGGGATCGGCATTTCAAACGACGGGATACGCACGTGGACGCGGTTGTCGCCGTCGTCGAGGCCGAAGAAGGCCCCTTGGGCGATACAGTCTCGTCCGGTAAGGTGAAAGCTGTTGTAGCTGAAGTGGTCACCCGGGTGCAGCACAGGCTCCTGCCCCACGATCTTGTCGCCCTCCACCACATCCATCTCGCCATCGGGGTAGGTGATCACCCACTTGCGCGCCAGTAAGGTCACGCGGCGGTCGGAATCGTTCTGGATCGTGAGGTGGTAGATGAAGAGGTGGGGCCGGTCAGGCGAAGCCTGTTCGGGCTCGAAGCGGTGCTCCAGCGCGTCGAGGCTCACATAAAGACCCTCGGGGGTATAGCTGTCGGT
The Verrucomicrobiota bacterium JB022 DNA segment above includes these coding regions:
- the rny gene encoding ribonuclease Y gives rise to the protein MFTLAQTPLATHLALFVGGALVAVVIGYWWFIRWYRSAREQLDEQRKMGERENELQLRDLKAKQELEWEKKRMQLESDWQQRLRDAEHQERVAGQRREEFEETQKRLQEERSEQESQRQKLREQREQLNKEQQEFQGRLESLTHFDRDAARTALMEEVRRECDHEVRELRSEILGKAEKEINHDARRVLLTAMQRLSTTTQHDVTATIVSLPTEDMKGRIIGREGRNIKSFESMTGTTLLIDETPNSVLISSFDPVRREVARLALESLVRDGRIHPSSIEDAVAAAETEVKQSVIEYGEEALRRLRLGRLHPEVVTCIGRLHYRLSNNQNTLDHSVEVANLCALMAAELGLDIDLAKRAGLLHDIGKVLDEQYEGSHAVAGANFLKRYGEEDDRVINAVAAHHHEIAATSAYSPLVVVADSLSAMRPGARADSFDGYIQRVRNLEKIARSFEGVTDAYAIQAGREIRVIVSPEKIDDSSARRIAREVRRRIEDELQYPGTIKVTVIRESRITETAK
- a CDS encoding ApaG domain; its protein translation is MAHPTDSYTPEGLYVSLDALEHRFEPEQASPDRPHLFIYHLTIQNDSDRRVTLLARKWVITYPDGEMDVVEGDKIVGQEPVLHPGDHFSYNSFHLTGRDCIAQGAFFGLDDGDNRVHVRIPSFEMPIPGKYRRD